The Pirellulaceae bacterium genome has a segment encoding these proteins:
- a CDS encoding aldehyde dehydrogenase family protein encodes MSTALLLIDLQQDYLQAAGLTPHPAEICARASALLHRFRHAGLSVFHLWTTINEAKESMPHWQRAGIQRCVAGTPGHQTPFALAPADHEQIIHKQFYSGFTNSRLLTQLEAIEADSLVLAGLYTRACIRTTAIDAYQHGYSVTIAEDATGDIDPIHAAITRQYLSERGIVFRPISQIPCGAPTFSNTTSPQNEAEPIKIPTIFINGSPEYGESDRQTVVRSPHDGKTASVVTHADRTTISRVVAASRKSTRAWQATPVAERQELAMRIHQKIEEQNKDFSERITETIGKPIRDAKQEVQFALRLIESAVASSKQHGQSVISQSATAANWNAIRRPHGVVAAITPWNNPLAIAVGKITPAILYGNTVVWKPAIQGAPVAVQLMQQIQDCGFPNHVINAVFGDHSTAEYLIRNPDIDALTLTGSSQTGIAAQVIGLTRQIPLQMELGGNNAAIVWSDADLHDATKQIIAGGFGNAGQRCTATRRVIVDQRCFDSFWSLLKSHFSDLRWGDPWNESTDIGPVVSAESVQRLREVIERARIGGGKVYSPFSSPEFIQDTHQAGYYSPPTLVINSDPMNEIWQRETFGPVVVIQTASSWQEALQLCNGVEQGLVAALFTNSESIKEDFLENANAGILKVNAPTAGASASAPFCGWKSSGTGPPEHGVGDIEFYTRWQVRY; translated from the coding sequence ATGTCAACAGCTTTGCTTCTTATCGACCTCCAGCAAGATTACCTGCAAGCGGCAGGCCTAACTCCTCATCCAGCTGAGATTTGCGCTCGAGCATCCGCTTTGCTACATCGATTCCGGCATGCGGGTCTATCCGTCTTTCATCTTTGGACGACGATAAACGAGGCAAAAGAATCGATGCCACATTGGCAAAGGGCAGGCATTCAACGCTGCGTTGCTGGAACCCCAGGGCATCAAACTCCTTTCGCTCTGGCACCCGCGGACCACGAACAAATAATCCACAAACAATTCTACAGCGGATTCACGAACAGTCGTCTTTTAACACAACTCGAAGCGATTGAAGCGGACTCATTGGTGCTCGCAGGGCTCTACACACGAGCCTGCATTCGCACAACAGCAATCGACGCATATCAACACGGATACTCTGTAACAATTGCAGAGGATGCCACCGGCGACATCGATCCAATTCACGCGGCGATTACTCGACAATACCTGAGCGAACGCGGAATTGTTTTTCGTCCTATTTCTCAAATTCCTTGCGGTGCTCCAACATTCTCGAACACGACGTCGCCCCAAAACGAAGCGGAACCGATCAAAATCCCCACCATCTTCATTAACGGCTCGCCAGAATACGGAGAGAGCGATCGACAAACGGTGGTCCGATCGCCACATGATGGCAAAACAGCATCAGTTGTAACTCATGCCGATCGAACCACGATCTCCCGAGTTGTCGCAGCAAGTCGCAAATCGACTCGTGCCTGGCAAGCGACCCCGGTCGCTGAACGACAAGAATTAGCGATGCGAATTCACCAAAAAATCGAGGAGCAAAACAAGGACTTTAGCGAACGAATCACCGAAACGATTGGAAAGCCTATTCGAGATGCTAAACAGGAAGTACAGTTTGCCCTGAGACTGATAGAATCCGCAGTGGCTTCATCGAAGCAACACGGCCAATCGGTAATCTCGCAGTCAGCAACGGCAGCAAACTGGAATGCGATTCGGCGCCCACACGGGGTGGTAGCGGCCATTACACCATGGAACAATCCCTTGGCGATCGCCGTCGGAAAAATCACACCAGCAATTCTCTATGGAAATACCGTCGTTTGGAAACCAGCGATTCAAGGTGCGCCGGTTGCAGTTCAACTGATGCAACAGATCCAGGATTGTGGTTTTCCTAACCACGTCATTAACGCCGTGTTTGGGGATCACTCAACGGCCGAATATCTCATTCGCAATCCTGACATCGATGCGTTGACACTCACCGGATCATCGCAAACCGGGATCGCAGCCCAAGTGATTGGATTAACAAGGCAAATCCCTTTGCAAATGGAGCTAGGGGGCAATAACGCGGCGATTGTCTGGTCAGACGCAGATTTACATGATGCGACAAAACAGATTATTGCAGGTGGATTCGGTAACGCGGGACAACGCTGCACAGCGACGCGGCGAGTCATTGTCGACCAGCGATGTTTCGACAGTTTTTGGTCCCTACTCAAATCACATTTCAGTGACTTAAGATGGGGAGACCCCTGGAACGAATCAACAGATATCGGCCCGGTTGTCTCAGCAGAATCCGTCCAACGGCTGCGGGAAGTAATTGAACGGGCACGAATTGGAGGTGGGAAGGTCTACAGCCCCTTTTCAAGCCCTGAGTTCATCCAGGATACTCATCAAGCCGGTTATTATTCTCCACCAACTCTTGTGATTAACTCAGACCCGATGAATGAAATTTGGCAACGCGAAACATTCGGTCCTGTTGTAGTGATCCAAACTGCCAGTTCCTGGCAAGAAGCTTTGCAACTGTGCAACGGTGTGGAGCAAGGCCTTGTGGCAGCGCTGTTCACGAATTCAGAATCGATCAAAGAGGATTTCCTCGAGAATGCGAACGCCGGCATTTTAAAGGTTAACGCTCCCACAGCGGGGGCGAGTGCAAGTGCACCGTTTTGTGGCTGGAAGTCATCTGGAACCGGCCCCCCGGAACATGGTGTAGGTGACATCGAATTTTACACCCGCTGGCAGGTCCGTTATTGA